From the Falco biarmicus isolate bFalBia1 chromosome 19, bFalBia1.pri, whole genome shotgun sequence genome, one window contains:
- the LOC130141355 gene encoding hydrocephalus-inducing protein homolog — protein sequence MTNRGRCTHQLYWSTEGFPTFCQRDRLRAISNTKGTDSSQSPKPTCPVFKLRALRTELMPGKTLEMVLEGSSSTPQVVKEQLLCHAVVGSKAGKAQIMQMDVTCEFVDLVLQVSSREIAFWVEKLPSDILSLQHKPLSLKNLSSLLLSVVLALDQPFLVCDAARQPLPADVQVSRTFPQ from the exons ATGACAAACAGAGGACGATGCACCCACCAGCTGTATTGGTCAACAGAAGGCTTCCCCACGTTCTGCCAGCGTGACCGTCTCCGTGCCATCAGTAACACCAAGGGCACAGATTCCTCCCAGAGCCCCAAACCCACCTGCCCTGTGTTTAAGCTTCGAGCGCTGAGGACAGAGCTGATGCCCGGCAAGACTCTGGAGATGGTGCTGGAAGGCTCCTCCAGCACTCCCCAGGTGgtgaaggagcagctgctgtgtcaTGCCGTGGTGGGGAGCAAGGCGGGGAAGGCACAGATAATGCAGATGGATGTCACGTGTGAGTTTGTTGATCTCGTTCTGCAAGTGTCTTCCAGAGAAATCGCGTTCTGGGTGGAGAAG CTACCCAGTGACATCCTCAGCCTACAGCACAAgcctctttctttaaaaaacttgtcctccctgctgctgagcGTCGTCCTGGCCTTAGATCAACCCTTCCTAGTCTGCGATGCGGCCCGGCAGCCCCTCCCTGCAGATGTGCAGGTAAGCAGGACCTTCCCACAGTAG